TAGCAAGGCTAAAACTAGAGTCTTTGCAGTTTCTATCTGGGTATGGCTGCAGCTCTTGTGATGTGTAATTGCACTAACATGTCTAAAATAGCGTGTAATTGATATTTAACTTTATCAGTAAGAAAGCATTGAGTTGGATATAAGGCATTTTTTCCGAACCTCGAAGGTCTTGCGCTACTCTCTTTTTTACGTCTTCTTCAATCTTAAGAAGTTCCTGTCGTCGCTGTTTCTCAAGCGTCAACTCTTGTTGTTGAAATGCAATATGCTCATCTCTTAGTAACCGCTCTTCTTTCTATTTGTTAATACAAGACACCAATTAGACTGGCAGTTGAAACCCCAGATCAGCTAAGTCCATCACAAGTTTGGATTTGACATCTTAAAAAACAGCTATAATCTAAAAAACGGCTATAATTTCACCTGTATTTCTTCTAAAGAAATATCTCCAACTACTAGCACTTCATCTTTAGCCTTAGTTTCAAAGTCCTCGACATAACTTTGCACGTGTCCTTCTTCCACCTCATACTTGAGAAGCTTAATGTTATTGACGTTGTGCTTGTGCTCTGGTTGGTTAAAAAGGTCAGGAGGTTTCTGATGATCATCAAGGTCAGTCTCTGCTGACTCTAAGGCTTCTAGGTACCGGTACAAATCAGGCAGGTCATCGAAGTCTTCTGCTTTTCCtaacaataacaaaataaatgtgCTACAATGCTTCAACATTATTGGTTGATATACAGCAAAGGAGTGGGATAGGCGGTGTTTAGTTAGGAGATCTGCAAAGTTCCATATTAAACACATTAAATTATGTGCTTTCAACATACCATAGTCATCGTCAGAATCAGAATGCTCGATTCCGTAATCTTCAgagttttcttttaaaaactcatGAAATGTTGCTGATTCTGGGAGAGCTCTCTTTTCTTCCATTTTAGATCTGCAAAATAAAGACAACTTGCACAAACACACATTTTGCAAATAAGAGATTGTAAAATGGCGTGAGCTCATCATGAACATAATCAGAGCGGTGCACCAAAGAGTACATGACTTGAGTTAGCTACGCAAACATCCAATGTGATCTACGTCGATATCAAAACTTCAAGTTTTATTACTTATTCATCCTTACTTATACAAACAGACTTTAGACACATACACACATTCAAGTAAAAACCAATACCTTACCTATCTCAAGTAAAACAATTAATTGATAGTAAAAATCTGTTTTAGCAGAGTAAAGTCATTAGCCTTCATCGTGACGGAGCTTATTCGTGTTTAGCCATGTTGTTTACTTCGTCGGGTAGATACTTCATAGAAGATTGTGGATGGTCGCAAAGGccgatagtaataataaaaacatccAACGATGCAACAGTCGGTGTATTGCGCGTGATCAGGTAACCATTTACTGAAATAGGTCTATATATATCGATATAATTGAGACACGTTTATAGTAGATCTAGGAGCTTGAATTACCGAAGAATAGTAGTGtcataaacataaaatacattttcaTAACTTTTACAAAACATGTAGTTAGCTCTATTGGTAGCGGTCGAACCCGTACAGCTGCTTCCGCTGCTATTGGAGACTACACGCGTTGCTTGAAGctgaacaaaaataattttgtagatTGTAATATATTTCTGGTGACATTTACTAAACATGTCGAACGCAGCGAAGGTGCAAGCTTATTTAAGCAAACACAAAATTGCTAGTCTCTTTGAGGTAcagtttgataaaaactaatacGCTGTGCATCAGCAAAGACTGCCAACGAGTAAATACAACCTTTGCTCTTCCGTAGGCCGTGGTTATGCGGTGTGGGTTCAGTCTGCTAACGGCTTTGCTTAGTGTCTTAGTGAATACAAATCTGCTATATTAGACTTTTTGTTTGATAATGTGCACTGagctgaaactgtaaaaatGAAATGTAAATGTGCTGTATAACTACCTAAAATACACATTCGTTGGCTTGCGCAAAATTACAAACAAGAATTACGAACAcaataaatttagaaaattttcATAAATGTGCAacttaataaaatgttatattcACAAATTTAAATATTCTGGATGTGTTGAAATGTGCCATTTTATGAAATGGTGACATAAAAAAGTTACTTTCGCTTTTAAAGTGTATATTAAAGTAAAGTAGGGTATCTCTGAATTCAAGTGACAAAAGGCTTTGAAGTTCTGTGGAGTAGAAACATTCTAGCACCCATAGCATTTTGTTGAAAGTTTAAGAAAATGACAGCAATAAAAATAAGAGGTATAGCATTATTTataatactattataaaatgttacaaaggTTTTATATTGGATTGAACTAgtcctgcaataaaaacttTAGACCTATGCTGTGTTACATGTTGTTTTGATAGTttttctaataaataaatttgctttGGCTTTGCAAGGCACTAAGTAAATACATCTTACATGTTTGATTAAACCAGATCTACTATTGCATTAAGGCAAGACATAAGACAAGGTTTATTTATACCTTCAATGATTCACATGAATTGGTTTAGGGGCTGATGGCTAAACTAGTGAAGGACATGCCTGCGGAACCTTTAGGATATCTCAGCACAAGGTTACAAGAAAAAAAGGAGGTTTGCATCCAATATTTATACAGAACATTGCTTTGAAGTTGAATAATTGCATGTAGATTTATCGATTTAAAGTCTTTTGTTCTGAAGTATGTTCAATTTTACAACAGCTCATCCGCTACAcagcatttaatttttttggaaAAAGCTATACGAATTTTAACCATGATGCCAATATGTATTCTGTATTTAAATGAATGTTGATTCATTGAATATTGTAAAATGATTCTTAGAAAACTCGTCGAGGTTCACCACCCGGAGGAGTAGACTCTAGCACAGACTATACTACTAGTGTTTGGACAGCAGGTACGCAGTGGTTCACTTAATTAAAAACACCCTATGAATTTGTTTTTAGTAAACACCACAGCTATAGCATGAACAAGCTTTTCAAGAGATTGATAGCAAACAGCACAACCATAGAGTGATccttaatttaatatatttttagattCAACTTCTATCTTCTTTAGGATGTTTTCATGCTAATGCTACTATATGAGAAGAAACTGCTGTTTATTTGTTATCATACCAACACCTCAACGCTGCTTCTCAACTGTTTATTCTGATGATTGGTAATTTCTGCAGATTCCTATAACTATGAGAAACCGTGGAGGGCCCACAGCAAGAAATTGACACAAAAATCTTCTGGTAAGTTCTGACCTATCATAGCCTGAAAGAGATTGTACACTGTAGCTGTATTACAGTCATGTTAAACTTGGTGTATGTACAGTTACTCGAACACATATTTTGAgtacaatataaaaatatagtattACAATTGGCCAGTTTATATTAGCGTGTGGTTAAAAATTTCTAAAATCAATGTTCTGCGCTGTATTAGAACCTTTCATTCTCATCTCAATCTAAAATTTATGTTGTTTGTGACAGAAACAAAGAAGAACTGGGACAAGACTGTTCGAATCAACGCTAAATCATTTGATGATCTCGTTTCTACAACAAAGCCATCCAAGTCTCAGGCACGTTTGCATATTTCGccatattgttattatttaacTGCAGTATTGTTCATTCACCAGTTATGCCCCATCACACCTGTCAAGGTGACTTCTTTTTCTCGTGTACTGGTTTTTTAGCCTgttattttaaagttattttgtttttagtttttgtaaaattaagtATGGAAGGCGTAAAGGCAAAGTGAGAGAAACTTTATAATCACATATTAGTAATCTGAGGCTGTATTATCGGCTGTGATCTGTTGCGAGTGGgttaataataatgatggtagtgtgtgataataataatgatggtagtgataataataatgatggtagtgataataataatgatagtgtgtgataataataatgatggtagttataataataatgatggtTGTGTGTGATAGTAAGGATGAGGGGCTGGTATGGCAGCTTATTAAAGCTTCAGCAAAAGTGACGGTTTTTGGTGGTACAGACAATTGAAGATTTTGCAATCAAAGAAACTTTCTTACTATGGTAATGGTGAGTCTATTTGCCTTTGCAACCGGAGGGACTAATATGAAGTTTTGTACTTGCATCTGAAAGTTTGTTGAAGGGCTTTGCCTTGACTAGTATAGCTCTATCACTCTCTTGAGCTTTTTATCTACTCTCTGCAGCGAGATGAATTGTTTGGCTCTAGAAACACGGGAAATGCAGACTGTTATGTGACGGAGGAAGAGCTTTTAGCCGGGGAGTTGCTCTCTCGCTCTACTCGATCAGAAGAGGATAATTCGGATATAAAAGACTCAGATGTTTCAAAGTAAGAATGATTCTAATCTAGTATTTAAAGCTGGATAATCTGCGATCTTCTGCTGAAAACTAACTTTAGAATATCTGGTACAAATCTTAAATGAAGTTCCATTTTTATTAATCGCACATTATAGTATGTAGTTcagtttttcaaagttttattatcAACGCTAAGAAATACAGTCTAATCTTAAAGTGGGTGTTTTATAGATGAGGACTCTTGTCCTGTAATCAGAAGAGTTGAGTTCTGTAAAGCGTTATTAGCTGTGTGTGCAGAGTTATTTATTCCGTTCTGCTACATACATAGCTTGTCGTCCGAGTATATTCCTCACCCATTTTGAGATTAATAGCATGAAATGGAATAATGTAAGAACTATGTTTATAATCAAATGTGAACTCAACAATGATTCATCTGAATTTTTACCTTTACCGATTCCAATACAGTTTAAGCAGAACACTTTCTTATCTGAGTCAACAAAGGAACGCAGAGTTACAATaataattacattaaaaattttttagttCTTCTTGCACATATTATGAATATGTAAACCACATTTGTAAAAAAGTTCCAATCAGTATCCAACAAGTCATATAATAATCAGTGATATATTTAAAATTGTCGAATTGTTTGCCGAGCAAGGAAGCTAATGAAAAGAGAGCTTCATCGTTAAGAGTTGGAGTTGGTGTGACTCTTCGACGGCAGTAGAACTTTTTGGTGCCGGCTTCCATGTGGAGGTCGCACAAAGTATGTGCGACCTCCATGTGGAGGTCAACATCAGACAGCAGCACTGTCTGATGCTGACCTCTATGTGGAGGTTGGTATCAGACAGCAGCACTGTCCGATGCTGACCTCCATGTGGAGGTTTTACAGTCACAACCATGCAGCTATAGTTTTATTACTGCTGCCAAATTAGCCAAAGTATGAGAAGATTATAGCGAGGAGTCAGCATTCTTATTTAGCTAGAAAGCTGTACAAGCAAGTACATGTCACTCCATTACCCCTCCATATTTCCTAGCTCTCTGAAGATGTATGCAGAATCACGGCTTATGCCTGTGTGTCAGAGCACTGAATTGTAAGTAAATGGTAAATTGACAGATAACACTCGCCTAAGTTAATCTCTCTCTAACCATTGAATACGCGTCTGTGATCGAACAACAATACTTAATTATATGTTTATCGTCTGTCAGCGCACGACGACCCTCAGCCTCATTCAGTATCGCAGCTCATGCGCTACCAGCATACGGTGAACGGAGTCTGGTGTTTAATAACCGACAGCAGCTCAATTGTACGTACCTTGTTTTATATATCACAGCTTTGCTTGTGTTCTTGCATCTGTCTTGTGGTAAGAGATATTTCTGTATTCTGTTCAGGCCTTGCTATAATTTTGTCATGACTCAGTCAGAGATTCTATTACGATAGTCGACAACATAAGTCGAGTTTAGCAATTCctctttttgttttgcaggtGTGAACGATGTTCTCCATCGTACAAAGTTTTTTATCCACAATGCGATACGAAACTATGTTTGTGCGAAGTCTAGCGCATTTGTTTTCGACTCCATGCATGACAGTAGAGCAAATTGAGGCAAAAAAGGAAAAGCTGCACTGGATGATTGTGAGCAGCTTGACGCCGCCGATTCAGCAGAAATATTTTCGACTAGTTTTTGAGGTTTTGCAATATCTAGTGCAGCCTCCTTGTATCATGAACGAAGGTCGCTTAGCGGGTGTCGTCTACTACTCCTTGACTCTAAGTAACTACTGTCAGGACGACTTCCTCCTCACCTCGGAAATACTCTACGGACCCCTCAAGACTATCACCTCCATTTTGATAATATACAGGAAACAATTCGATGTAGTGAGATTTATGCACTGCTGTCTAAAACAATGCATTCGGGCATCTTTCCACCAGCAAGCTAAAAACTTTTTGACCATCCTCGCTTTCTTAAACGCTCCTACAACTGCCAAGCTTGTCAGCAAAATTCTATGCAGAAGTGCCGTTTCTGCTGACTCTACTACCTCACAAATTGTTTACATGCTTATAGACATCGGTGTGTGTCACTTCGAGATTACGGCTTTATCACCTGCTATGATAGATAACAGTGGGTTAATAACGAAAGTTAGAAATGCGTTAAAGGCAGCATCAGCGAACCCGCTGACGCTGAAGCAGATAGCCAGACTCGTCATTAGGTCGCACATGCGACATGTAGACATCGTTGATGATTGCTATGCATTGCCTCTTCCTGTTGCTCTGCAGAATTACGTTGGCCTGAGAGAACTAAATGCTAAAATATGGCCATATCTGTCTAAGCGCCTAGATAGACAAGTTGATGAAGAGTACTCTTTTGAGGACAGTGTTTGCACGAGATATAACTTGTCATAATTCATTTACTAGTCACCCTTTGCTTTTACATTTGGATACACGCTGATTCTAACCGCTGCAATATCTTATATAACACTTTTTATTATCTAATTCAATATTCCTTGCAATGGCTGATTAATAAGCCACCATTTGACACTCTGTCTGCTTAATTACGACTCATGACTTTTGAACTTGTGTACAGGAAGGCCTGAGACTTTCCAAGGAACAATTTTCAGAGTATTTTTATGTGGGTTTAACTTTAAACTTTGgattgttgttttgtatgtgatGGACATGCTGTCTCAGTCAATCATAGCTTTTTTCACTCTGACGAATATTGGCTTAGTAATTTCAGAAGGTTTATATGGTTAATTGTAGTAGTTAATGCTTcaataaaacatggtgaacgTTGCAAGTGTTAATTCATGAATGTGATAATTTAATtcagtaaaattttaaatatttagtcTGTTACTTGACtgataatttaaattgtttccATTCTTTTCAAATCTTACATTTTGAATTAGCTGCTGCCCTCACTTTGCTGTTACTCACTCAAAGGTCAGTCCGCACGTCGATCTCCATGTGTAAGTAATGACCTCAGGTCATTGACCTCCATGTGTAAGTAAATTCAAGTTCCCGTCGTTTCTCCTGTTTCTTGTACAAAAGCTACTAAAGTTGCTTTCACTGTTTGGCGTTATCGCTGCATAAGCGAACATCTCAGCCAAAGCGCTGTAATATTCATGAATATCAATAACGTTTTATTGAATAAGTTTAACCTCTTTGCACTGTACACTTCTGTCTTAATTTCTACATCTCTTTAAGTCTGCAACATtctatacaatatattgtattccAACTGAAGTGCAAGTCACTGGCACTCTTCTTGCAACAATCACGTCTTTGTAGACTTGAGTGAATGACTTTTCCGTGaaataaacttttttgttttgcagGCATCATCCTAAGCACAAGGGGCCAAAGGCCGATGCGGCGAAACATAGCCAGGAGTTGAAAGCATTCGTAGAAGCAAAGAGAGCCGAAGGTACAAAGGCTGACTCAGGCATAGGCTCAGCTGCCAGCGATGATGACGAATCTATTGGTGTGAGAGTGCTCGCTGAAGATAGCACAGATTTGGCAGCTGAGGGCATCAAAGTGCCATCTTCGACCACAAGTGCGATCAAGGTACTCGTTCGATGAGATCTTGTATTTCAAGAGACAAGAAGTCTAACTTCATTCTAAGAAACTATCTTTAGCCAACCTGCCTGTTTGATAATCAGCGTTTATGACCTAAAATACTTGTGATTTTTCTAACCCAATTTTCAACAATTCTTGGTGATGAGATTGAGAAAAAAGTTTGCAGAGCTAAAATGAGATCTTACGTAAATTTTTGTATTGTCAGCAAGAAAAATGTGGTGAGCTCTTCATGTAATGTTTGACTGACATAGGGTAAATGGTCATCATGTACTTCTTCAAGGTTTTCACCCTTATCTCATTTGAAAGTATTACTTGAACATAAACAGATGCATGCTGGGTAGGCTAGCCTGAAGCCATGATAAGATGATGATTGTTGAAAGCTTTTTAGTGTCATCAAGTCCTTATGATCATAGACTAGGCCGGACAATAGAATTTTCCAGACATCAAAATATGCATTGTGAGCAGTTTTATATATGAGTTCGGTATCCACCAatttacctttttatttatctAGAAAGCAGCCCTGTCTTGCAGAGACTTCTATTGTACCTTTATACAGGTTCATAAGCCGGCGATTTCGGGAGATCCGATGATACATCTTTCTATATGCTCACGCTGTGCCAAGGTCTTAGTCAAAAATGGAGATGATGCTGAAAGTGTTTCTGGTTCTTCCACATCAGGTAGGCCGGCTTACTTAACTAGCAATCTTTGCTCTCAGGCTATTTACTATAGCCTGAAGCCCACTTTAATCTGATTGTGTTGTATTATTAGCGCATAGTTTTCAATACCAGACAAATGGCATTGAACCGCGCTATTGCTAATCATAACAGTGACAGCTAAGAACCAGGTCAATGTACCTTGGAGAGTTACTTTTGTTATAGGTTTATAATAGCTTATTGGCACCTTTAATCAATGCACACCGGCTCTGGAACAATGATGTAAACTTTGTAGTTAAGAAAGTGGTTCTATTACACTAGCTTGTGACTAAAGTTAACCATACCTTGTCCACCAGTGAATTGAGGAACGATCTTGGCCCCTACTTAAACATTGTTTACTAGGTGTCATGAGAAGATAACTACTCAATGTCGTGAAAGTTTAGTACTCTATTTAGCATTTGactttttttcagtttcaaaGCTAAATCGTAGTAACCGCTTTTACCATAGATATAAAATcctgtttttgaaatttttggtcgtaaataattgatttataattattttcataaCCTATTATCAtaagtaatagtaatataataataataagtaatagtTTTTAATCATAACATTAACACAAATTGCATTGGATTATCTATCCTGCAATATATCAAAGCTGCAAAAATTGCAGCGTAAATTCAAATTCCAGTAAATTATCatttaaaattgattttaaaattaataaaaatctGGGAAGACTCTGTCAGTGTTTTATATCTTCTGTGTGAATCTTTATTTTCAGCTTCGACACTCCGCTCTACTCGAAACTCCAAACAGAAGAAGCCTCAAAGCACCGCTAGAACTGATCAATGGGCAACCCACCGCGCTGACTCTAAAGCTAGTCCTCAACAAAACCCTGCTATTACAGGAACTAGGGCTAAAACTGATGGTGCTACTGGATCCAGAATGGATGCTGGCAGGACAGCTATGGGACAGCATGAGAGTTCAGGAGTCATGGATAGAGGTAAGCAGCGAGTTGACTAGTTTTGTTGTCTCATTCGTTGAGCAGCAGTTGACTACTCTGACAGCTTACTTTAGATGAATGATTGCAGGTTGTTGGTTGGAGCATATCTCATCATATTCTACCTTGTATATTGAGACTAGTGTTTACACAGAGCCATCAGATTTATCATCTCTTTACTTGACAAACAGAAAATCTTGCATGCAGCGAGTGTGATTACTGTGGAGACTCAAGCACCGCATTAAATTGATTTATTTGCTTGATTAAATGGGTTTCATGAAAGAgacaaaaagtaataaaaagctCTCTGATGGTTTCGGCAGCAGGCAGCGAGTAGTTACGTCAAATTATGGTCTAAAGTAGACAAGAAACATTATTTCATTAAGCAGATCATATATCTATCCTGCACAAATCTGTCTCTCTGATAGCAAAACCAAAGACTAGCGGTAGTTCAAACTTCACTTATAATTAGCCTGCCAGACAGATGTTTTCTACTGCAGGGGCAGCGAGACCGGCAGCAGGCAGAAGCCAGTACGTAGCTACTCAGAGGACAGGCTACTCCTCCTTTTATGATGACGAGGATGATGATGAGTTTGAGTCTGTTTCTCAAATATCTGGTGACAAGCTGGTAAGTTAGGTTCAGACAACTCCTGTATCAAAGCCTGTACACACTGCTCTTTTTTAGTTTcaagttgttttatatttttattaaaactttcttAGTGTGGCAGCGCTTACACAATGGCTAAATAGTAATTTATAATTTGTTCGCGATTTCACAGTGACCAATTATAGATGTTACAAAATCTTTTTGTGAATTTTGTCATACTGTTTTCAATTA
The genomic region above belongs to Watersipora subatra chromosome 1, tzWatSuba1.1, whole genome shotgun sequence and contains:
- the LOC137410541 gene encoding uncharacterized protein C8orf34-like gives rise to the protein MSNAAKVQAYLSKHKIASLFEGLMAKLVKDMPAEPLGYLSTRLQEKKEKTRRGSPPGGVDSSTDYTTSVWTADSYNYEKPWRAHSKKLTQKSSETKKNWDKTVRINAKSFDDLVSTTKPSKSQAHELFGSRNTGNADCYVTEEELLAGELLSRSTRSEEDNSDIKDSDVSKHHPKHKGPKADAAKHSQELKAFVEAKRAEGTKADSGIGSAASDDDESIGVRVLAEDSTDLAAEGIKVPSSTTSAIKVHKPAISGDPMIHLSICSRCAKVLVKNGDDAESVSGSSTSASTLRSTRNSKQKKPQSTARTDQWATHRADSKASPQQNPAITGTRAKTDGATGSRMDAGRTAMGQHESSGVMDRGAARPAAGRSQYVATQRTGYSSFYDDEDDDEFESVSQISGDKLRVPMWTNSDDDDLSPVKGSHMLSSPRLSKPSSAGNQRRAVTLKEDTLKTLPLAGNQVENFVGASRTWSGERADAMKDVSRRSHDSSISRKPRDMLAVGKSYDSLTANRSAGWKFETDSDDESAVM